A single window of Flagellimonas maritima DNA harbors:
- the rpsG gene encoding 30S ribosomal protein S7 — MRKKQAKKRPLLPDPRFNDQLVTRFVNMMMWDGKKSVAFKVFYDAIDIVEEKNTDEEKTALELWKDALSNVMPHVEVRSRRVGGATFQIPMQIRPDRKISTAMKWLISYSRKRNEKSMAQKLAAEVLAAAKEEGAAVKKRVDTHKMAEANKAFSHFRF, encoded by the coding sequence ATGAGAAAAAAGCAGGCAAAGAAAAGGCCATTGTTGCCAGACCCAAGATTTAATGACCAATTGGTTACACGTTTTGTGAACATGATGATGTGGGATGGAAAAAAATCAGTTGCTTTCAAGGTTTTTTATGATGCAATCGATATTGTAGAAGAGAAAAACACAGACGAGGAAAAAACTGCTTTGGAATTGTGGAAAGATGCACTTTCCAATGTAATGCCACATGTTGAAGTGAGAAGTAGAAGAGTCGGTGGTGCTACATTTCAGATTCCAATGCAAATACGTCCAGATAGAAAAATATCTACAGCCATGAAATGGTTGATCAGTTACTCTAGAAAGCGTAACGAAAAATCCATGGCTCAAAAATTGGCTGCAGAAGTTTTAGCTGCAGCAAAAGAAGAAGGTGCAGCAGTTAAGAAAAGAGTGGATACTCACAAAATGGCTGAAGCCAATAAAGCATTCTCTCACTTTAGATTCTAG
- the rpsL gene encoding 30S ribosomal protein S12, producing the protein MPTISQLVRKGRVTITKKSKSAALDSCPQRRGVCTRVYTTTPKKPNSAMRKVARVRLTNGKEVNAYIPGEGHNLQEHSIVLVRGGRVKDLPGVRYHIVRGALDTAGVAGRTQRRSKYGAKRPKK; encoded by the coding sequence ATGCCAACAATTTCACAATTAGTACGAAAAGGAAGAGTCACAATTACCAAGAAGAGTAAATCGGCTGCTTTGGATTCGTGTCCTCAACGAAGAGGGGTTTGTACACGTGTATACACAACCACGCCAAAAAAACCAAATTCTGCAATGCGTAAAGTTGCAAGGGTTAGGCTTACAAATGGAAAGGAAGTAAATGCGTATATCCCTGGTGAAGGTCACAATCTGCAAGAGCACTCGATAGTATTGGTTAGAGGTGGAAGAGTAAAGGATTTGCCAGGGGTTCGATATCATATCGTCCGTGGCGCATTGGATACAGCGGGTGTTGCAGGTAGAACGCAACGTAGATCTAAGTATGGTGCAAAACGTCCTAAAAAATAA
- a CDS encoding SusC/RagA family TonB-linked outer membrane protein has protein sequence MRTKLNGLLTLLLAFVVQVTFAQDKTISGTVTDSDGLPLPGVNIVVEGTTNGTQTDFDGNYSITASTGQTLLFTYIGQKEQRQTVGASSTINVQMSEDAQALEEVIVTAQGIKREKQALGYAVSEVGSEELEQRPEGDVGRVLTGKASGLNITQQSGLSGSGTNIVIRGFSSFSGSNQPLFIVDGVPFSSETNSSGAATGASGDDFLNGNSGSSRFLDLDPNNIESVNILKGLAAATLYGTQGRNGVILITTKNGSASGAVKKTEITVNSSLFFNEIASLPDYQDEFGNGFDQAFGWFFSNWGPGFDRDGVAGWGNGIDARPNVGFDENGTLAHPYSTASAATGIPAAFPEFAGARYDWRPYDSVENFFRTGAVTSNSVNVRGSSEDGKVSYNANFGHLDDTGFTPGNNLKRYTLGVGGRAILSNKFTVAGTLNFSNTDFRSPPVAASEGNGATGTGSSIFGELFFTPRSVDIQGLPFQNPIDGSSTYYRQNNSIQHPLWTVNNSGFRQNVNRVFGQSSITYNINDNLNILYRFGLDVYSENNTNYQNRGGRGQEDAALVSGIYQTWNNTNTIQNHDIILNGDYDISDKVGLTFNAGLTSRREVFDQNGVSSNGQQVFNVLRHVNFANQNEIQSFQERNIAGVFAQTDIDYDRWIYLTLAARNDWVSNLITENRSAFYPSASLSFIPTTVIDGLKSEKGLNYLKFRAGYGTSANFPTGYPTVSVLNINTQFFQNGGNDIVTNSVGNLLGNPDLQPELLREFEVGIESRFFNNRVSLEASYYNRTTTDLIVTRPLDPSTGFYAQQTNVGKISGDGLEVDLGVDIFRNDSDGVNWSINGNFTTNNTTVDDLGQDTDIIVYAGASTLNSLGNAAIEGEQLGVIVGNRIARNDAGEFLVDSGGDYVVEQGQFVIGDPNPDWVLNVSNNFSFKNFNFSFLMNYTQGGDIYSRTVSTLLGRGLTTDTVDRINTFILPGVQESDGSVNTKQINNSTFYFNNVLFGPDELGIFDGTVIRLQEVALGYSLPSKFLDKTPFGALTFTVSGQNLFYKALNVPDGTNFDPNQAGLGVGNGRGFDYLAGPSGRRYGLSIKATF, from the coding sequence ATGAGAACAAAACTTAATGGATTGTTAACGCTGTTATTGGCGTTTGTTGTGCAGGTAACCTTTGCACAAGACAAGACGATTTCAGGTACAGTTACGGATTCCGATGGATTACCGTTGCCTGGAGTTAACATTGTCGTGGAAGGTACTACTAATGGTACCCAAACAGATTTTGATGGAAATTATTCCATCACGGCCAGTACAGGTCAAACACTTCTTTTTACTTATATAGGTCAAAAGGAGCAAAGACAAACAGTTGGAGCCAGTTCCACGATTAACGTGCAGATGTCCGAAGATGCCCAAGCACTTGAAGAGGTTATTGTGACCGCCCAGGGTATAAAGCGTGAAAAGCAAGCTTTAGGATATGCGGTATCTGAAGTTGGAAGCGAAGAATTGGAGCAAAGACCTGAAGGAGATGTCGGAAGGGTTTTAACTGGTAAGGCATCAGGTCTTAACATTACCCAACAAAGTGGTCTTTCCGGTTCGGGAACGAATATTGTAATACGTGGCTTCAGCTCTTTTAGCGGAAGTAACCAACCACTGTTTATAGTTGACGGCGTTCCTTTCTCCAGTGAGACGAATTCATCTGGAGCTGCAACCGGAGCTTCTGGGGATGATTTCCTCAACGGTAACTCGGGATCCAGTAGATTTTTGGACTTAGACCCAAATAACATTGAAAGTGTAAATATTCTAAAAGGTTTGGCTGCAGCCACCTTATACGGAACGCAAGGGCGTAATGGTGTAATCCTTATTACTACCAAAAACGGATCTGCATCCGGAGCAGTAAAGAAAACGGAAATAACCGTTAATTCTTCTTTGTTCTTTAACGAAATTGCCTCCTTGCCTGATTACCAAGATGAGTTTGGTAACGGATTTGATCAAGCATTTGGTTGGTTCTTCAGTAACTGGGGACCTGGTTTTGATAGAGATGGAGTAGCAGGTTGGGGGAATGGTATAGATGCAAGACCAAATGTAGGTTTTGATGAAAATGGCACCTTGGCGCATCCATATTCCACAGCTTCAGCAGCGACTGGAATTCCAGCTGCTTTTCCAGAATTTGCAGGTGCTCGTTATGATTGGAGACCTTATGATAGTGTCGAGAATTTCTTTAGAACAGGAGCGGTTACGAGTAACTCGGTTAACGTAAGAGGTTCATCTGAAGATGGAAAAGTATCTTATAATGCAAACTTTGGCCACTTGGATGATACTGGATTTACGCCTGGCAACAACCTTAAAAGATACACTTTAGGGGTTGGAGGTAGAGCAATTTTATCCAATAAATTCACTGTAGCAGGAACACTTAACTTCTCGAATACGGATTTTAGGTCACCTCCTGTTGCCGCAAGTGAAGGTAACGGTGCTACAGGTACAGGCTCATCAATCTTTGGGGAACTGTTCTTCACACCGCGAAGTGTTGATATACAAGGCTTGCCTTTTCAGAATCCAATTGATGGTTCCAGTACCTACTACAGACAGAACAATAGTATCCAACATCCACTTTGGACCGTGAATAATTCAGGTTTCAGACAGAATGTAAATAGAGTTTTTGGGCAATCTTCAATTACCTATAACATTAATGATAACTTGAACATCCTTTACCGTTTTGGCTTGGATGTCTATAGTGAAAACAACACGAATTATCAGAACAGGGGTGGTCGTGGACAAGAAGATGCTGCACTGGTAAGCGGTATTTATCAAACTTGGAACAACACCAATACCATTCAAAACCATGATATTATTTTAAATGGTGATTATGATATTTCCGACAAAGTTGGCCTAACGTTCAATGCTGGGCTTACTTCCAGAAGAGAAGTTTTTGATCAAAATGGAGTTTCCAGTAACGGTCAACAAGTATTCAATGTTCTTAGACACGTGAACTTTGCTAATCAAAATGAGATACAGTCTTTTCAAGAACGTAATATTGCAGGTGTTTTTGCGCAGACCGATATCGACTATGATCGCTGGATATATTTGACGCTTGCCGCCAGAAATGACTGGGTCTCAAATTTAATTACTGAGAACAGGTCAGCATTTTATCCTAGTGCAAGTTTGTCTTTTATACCTACAACAGTAATTGATGGGCTTAAAAGTGAAAAAGGACTTAACTATTTAAAGTTTAGAGCTGGTTACGGAACATCTGCAAACTTCCCGACCGGATATCCAACGGTTTCTGTTCTAAACATCAATACACAGTTTTTTCAAAATGGCGGGAACGATATAGTGACCAACTCTGTTGGAAATCTTTTGGGAAATCCTGACCTACAGCCTGAACTATTAAGGGAATTCGAAGTTGGGATAGAGTCCCGTTTCTTTAACAATAGGGTTTCTCTTGAAGCATCCTATTACAACAGAACAACAACAGATTTAATTGTAACACGTCCGCTTGATCCATCTACTGGATTTTATGCACAACAGACCAACGTTGGTAAAATCAGCGGAGATGGATTGGAAGTTGATCTTGGTGTAGATATTTTCAGGAATGATTCAGATGGCGTGAATTGGTCAATCAACGGAAACTTCACGACCAATAACACCACAGTCGATGATTTGGGTCAAGATACCGATATTATTGTTTATGCAGGTGCCAGTACGCTTAACAGTTTAGGTAATGCTGCCATAGAAGGGGAACAACTGGGTGTAATAGTAGGAAATAGAATTGCCAGAAACGATGCAGGTGAATTCTTAGTAGATAGTGGTGGAGATTATGTTGTTGAACAAGGACAGTTCGTAATCGGAGATCCTAATCCGGATTGGGTATTGAACGTTAGCAATAATTTCTCTTTCAAGAATTTCAATTTTTCATTCTTGATGAATTACACACAAGGTGGCGATATTTATTCAAGAACAGTTTCCACACTGCTCGGTAGAGGTTTAACAACTGATACAGTTGACCGTATCAATACATTCATCTTACCTGGAGTTCAAGAATCTGATGGTAGTGTAAATACAAAACAAATCAATAACTCCACGTTCTACTTTAATAACGTGTTGTTCGGACCTGATGAGCTTGGAATTTTTGATGGTACTGTGATTCGTTTACAGGAAGTTGCATTAGGCTACTCCTTACCTTCCAAATTCTTGGATAAGACTCCGTTTGGAGCCTTGACCTTTACGGTATCAGGTCAGAATTTATTTTACAAAGCCTTGAATGTGCCTGATGGAACTAATTTCGACCCTAACCAAGCTGGTTTAGGTGTAGGTAACGGTAGAGGTTTTGATTATTTGGCAGGACCTAGTGGCAGAAGATATGGTTTAAGTATAAAAGCTACTTTTTAA
- a CDS encoding SusD/RagB family nutrient-binding outer membrane lipoprotein produces MKNIYKYLGLVLFSGVLFMTSCETVELDLTENPNQLRPDQSSPDLFLNSIQVDFATFTELMGWNGGDLVRIGYMNGRNYQNVVNYNPNQLNAEWQIAFQADANQTLASGLEFNGILADIRAMTPAAVEGNLYHHIGIGEVIEAYTIVTLVDFFGDIPYSEALQGDAETPILNPNVDSGSSIYDAALALLDDAIANFELDAPNEPANDFYYNGNWDNWIKAANTLKMKIHLQRRLVEPNAIASFNAILDSGDYIDETSEDFQFQWGSNPVQPDARHPRYAQNYTPSGGGDYLPNWLMNYMNESSDPRIRYYFYRQNSATPGAEAPPNEETLACSLEPVPAHYIDGGFTFCFLPNGYWGRDHGQNAGIPPDGFLRTVYGVYPSGGKFDDSSFDGLSVGSGGGGAGVTPILLASWVDFWRAEEAMLSDIDAGKAFMIEGARKSIEKVLTFGSLDSGADDSFAAAPGDVTNFVNQIDQDFDNAADDDAKWDLVAEQYFVALFGNGIDGYNYYRRTGYPTTLQPNFEPDPGAFIRSLNYPADFVNNNSSQDPKPNQTVKVFWDNNGDFPEFPPAN; encoded by the coding sequence ATGAAAAACATATATAAATATCTAGGTTTGGTGTTGTTTTCAGGAGTACTCTTCATGACCTCCTGTGAGACCGTGGAACTAGATTTAACGGAAAATCCTAATCAACTTCGACCAGACCAATCGAGTCCAGATTTATTCTTGAACTCCATTCAAGTTGATTTTGCAACCTTCACAGAACTGATGGGTTGGAATGGAGGAGATTTGGTACGAATTGGTTACATGAACGGACGTAACTATCAAAATGTCGTTAACTACAATCCAAATCAGCTTAACGCAGAGTGGCAAATAGCTTTTCAAGCAGATGCCAACCAAACCTTGGCCAGCGGTCTTGAATTCAACGGAATTTTAGCTGATATTAGAGCGATGACCCCAGCTGCTGTAGAAGGTAATTTGTATCATCATATAGGTATTGGAGAGGTTATCGAAGCCTATACTATTGTGACATTAGTAGATTTCTTTGGGGACATTCCTTATTCTGAGGCATTACAAGGTGATGCGGAAACTCCAATCCTAAATCCAAATGTAGATTCAGGGTCCAGTATCTATGATGCGGCATTGGCACTTTTGGACGATGCCATTGCAAATTTTGAACTCGATGCACCCAATGAGCCTGCCAATGATTTTTATTATAATGGAAATTGGGACAATTGGATCAAGGCAGCCAACACTTTAAAAATGAAAATCCATTTACAAAGAAGATTGGTGGAGCCTAACGCCATTGCCAGCTTTAATGCCATCTTGGATTCTGGGGATTATATCGACGAGACATCTGAGGATTTTCAATTCCAATGGGGATCGAATCCGGTACAGCCAGATGCAAGACATCCACGATACGCGCAGAATTATACTCCTTCGGGCGGTGGGGATTATCTCCCAAATTGGTTGATGAACTATATGAACGAAAGTAGTGATCCAAGGATCCGTTACTATTTTTACCGTCAAAACTCAGCTACTCCTGGAGCAGAAGCTCCACCAAATGAAGAGACTTTGGCATGTTCTTTAGAACCTGTTCCTGCACACTACATAGATGGTGGGTTCACATTTTGTTTCCTTCCCAATGGATACTGGGGAAGAGATCACGGACAAAACGCAGGTATTCCGCCAGATGGATTTCTAAGAACCGTATATGGTGTTTATCCATCAGGAGGAAAATTTGATGATAGTAGCTTTGACGGCTTATCCGTAGGCTCGGGTGGTGGTGGAGCCGGTGTAACACCTATTCTACTGGCTTCTTGGGTAGATTTCTGGAGAGCAGAGGAAGCTATGCTTTCTGATATAGATGCAGGTAAAGCTTTTATGATTGAGGGAGCAAGAAAGTCTATCGAAAAAGTGCTTACATTCGGTTCACTGGATAGTGGAGCTGATGACTCATTCGCTGCTGCACCAGGTGACGTAACTAATTTTGTAAATCAAATTGATCAAGATTTTGACAATGCAGCTGATGATGATGCTAAATGGGATCTTGTTGCAGAACAATATTTCGTAGCATTGTTCGGAAATGGTATAGATGGTTACAATTATTATAGAAGAACCGGCTATCCAACTACATTGCAACCAAATTTTGAACCTGATCCAGGAGCATTTATCAGGTCATTGAATTATCCAGCCGATTTTGTGAACAATAATTCTTCTCAAGATCCTAAGCCTAATCAAACTGTAAAGGTTTTTTGGGATAACAATGGAGACTTTCCAGAATTTCCACCAGCAAACTAA
- the rlmB gene encoding 23S rRNA (guanosine(2251)-2'-O)-methyltransferase RlmB, translating into MQKTSQIYGIRAIIEAIDSQRPINKIFLQKGLGGELFKELEVSIRKNGISCSYVPVEKLNRLTKNNHQGAVANISPVDFHDFEELVEGILEKDHKPLFLLLDQVSDVRNFGAIIRTAECCGVDGIIIPKSGAAPITEDTVKTSAGAVFNVPVSKVDHLKDAIFYLQSSGIQIVAATEKTESTVYAIDFNVPCAIIMGAEGKGISSSIIDSVDHKAKLPLLGKIGSLNVSVACGVFLYEAVRQRMA; encoded by the coding sequence ATGCAAAAAACCAGCCAAATTTATGGGATACGCGCCATTATAGAAGCTATCGACTCCCAACGTCCAATCAATAAAATCTTTCTTCAAAAAGGCTTGGGAGGTGAATTGTTTAAAGAATTGGAAGTTTCAATACGAAAAAATGGCATAAGTTGCTCTTATGTTCCCGTTGAAAAGCTGAATCGTTTAACAAAAAATAATCATCAAGGCGCCGTTGCAAATATCTCACCTGTTGATTTTCATGATTTTGAGGAACTAGTTGAAGGAATTCTTGAAAAGGATCATAAGCCTTTATTTTTGCTTCTGGACCAAGTTTCCGATGTCAGAAATTTTGGTGCCATCATAAGAACTGCCGAATGTTGTGGTGTTGATGGAATCATAATTCCCAAAAGTGGGGCAGCACCTATAACGGAAGATACTGTAAAAACATCAGCGGGAGCGGTATTTAATGTTCCCGTTTCAAAAGTAGATCATTTAAAAGATGCCATATTCTACTTACAATCTTCGGGAATCCAAATTGTGGCGGCTACTGAAAAAACAGAAAGCACTGTTTATGCCATTGATTTCAATGTACCATGCGCCATCATCATGGGAGCCGAAGGCAAGGGTATATCGTCTTCAATTATAGATTCGGTAGATCATAAGGCCAAATTGCCTTTACTTGGTAAAATTGGTTCCTTAAATGTTTCTGTGGCCTGTGGAGTATTTCTTTATGAAGCAGTACGACAAAGGATGGCTTAG
- a CDS encoding rhomboid family intramembrane serine protease, giving the protein MTTNNHFNFSNWVILAPLLAILTIWTVFLIELRLGANFNEYGIYPRNLSGLKGILFSPFLHGSVEHLYNNTIPLAVLISFLMYFYREAALRTLILGIFISGILTWIIGRPSYHIGASGVIYVLASFIFFKGVFAGHFRWIALSLVIVFIYGSMIWYIFPIKEGISWEGHLSGFITGLLLAILIKVRIPLEKKYDWEKEDYDEGKDTFLKHFDENGNFIENGVDELDDEKVKINYHYKRKPTDKI; this is encoded by the coding sequence ATGACAACGAATAATCATTTCAATTTTTCAAATTGGGTTATATTGGCTCCTCTGTTAGCCATATTGACTATTTGGACGGTTTTTTTGATTGAGCTTAGATTGGGCGCTAATTTTAATGAATATGGTATTTATCCCAGAAACCTTTCAGGATTGAAAGGTATTCTGTTCAGTCCTTTTTTACATGGTTCCGTGGAACATTTATATAACAATACCATTCCATTGGCGGTTCTTATTTCATTTTTAATGTATTTCTATAGGGAGGCAGCTTTAAGAACACTTATTCTGGGCATTTTTATATCAGGAATTTTAACATGGATAATTGGAAGGCCTTCCTATCATATTGGTGCAAGCGGGGTAATATATGTCTTGGCAAGCTTTATTTTTTTTAAAGGTGTTTTTGCAGGACATTTTAGATGGATAGCACTTTCATTGGTTATAGTTTTCATTTATGGTAGTATGATTTGGTATATTTTTCCCATTAAAGAGGGTATTTCATGGGAAGGACATCTTTCAGGCTTCATTACAGGTCTTCTTTTGGCAATCTTGATTAAAGTGAGAATTCCTTTGGAAAAGAAATATGATTGGGAAAAAGAGGATTATGACGAAGGAAAAGATACTTTTCTAAAACATTTTGATGAAAACGGAAATTTTATTGAAAATGGTGTGGATGAGTTGGATGATGAGAAAGTCAAAATCAATTATCATTATAAAAGGAAACCCACTGATAAAATCTAA
- a CDS encoding replication-associated recombination protein A, whose protein sequence is MNEPLAERIRPKTLEEYISQNHLVGEQGSLTNQIKNGIIPSLILWGPPGTGKTTLANIIANESQRPFYTLSAISSGVKDVREVIEKAKQSGGLFTSKNPILFIDEIHRFSKSQQDSLLGAVEKGWVTLIGATTENPSFEVIPALLSRCQVYVLNPFEKKDLEALLSRAMHTDNMLKSKKIILKETEALLRLSGGDGRKLLNIFELIINSERDIEVIITNDLVLNKVQKNTVLYDKTGEQHYDIISAFIKSIRGSDPNAAVYWLARMIEGGEDVKFIARRMVILASEDIGNANPTALVMATSAFQAVNTIGYPEARIILSQCATYLASSAKSNASYLAIKEAQQKVKETGDLSVPLAIRNSPTKLMKDLGYGKGYGYAHDHEDNFIDIEFLPEEISGTTFYRPGENPREKAMKEFLKKRWKDKYQF, encoded by the coding sequence ATGAACGAACCTCTTGCAGAACGAATACGTCCTAAAACACTCGAAGAGTACATAAGCCAAAACCATTTGGTCGGCGAGCAAGGTTCCTTAACCAACCAAATCAAGAACGGGATTATACCATCACTGATCTTGTGGGGGCCACCCGGAACCGGTAAGACCACACTCGCAAACATTATAGCCAACGAGAGCCAGAGACCTTTTTATACGTTGAGTGCAATAAGCAGTGGGGTAAAGGATGTTAGGGAAGTTATTGAAAAAGCAAAACAGAGTGGAGGTTTGTTTACTTCCAAAAATCCTATTTTATTTATTGATGAAATCCATCGCTTCAGTAAATCTCAACAGGATTCTTTATTGGGTGCGGTTGAAAAAGGCTGGGTCACACTTATTGGAGCCACTACCGAAAATCCAAGTTTTGAAGTTATTCCAGCATTGTTATCCCGATGTCAAGTATATGTTTTGAATCCTTTTGAAAAAAAAGATTTGGAAGCTCTCTTGAGCAGAGCTATGCATACTGACAATATGCTCAAGTCAAAAAAAATAATCCTTAAAGAAACTGAAGCCTTGTTGCGATTATCTGGCGGTGATGGAAGAAAACTGCTGAACATTTTTGAATTGATCATCAATTCTGAAAGAGATATAGAAGTTATCATAACCAATGATTTGGTGCTTAACAAAGTTCAAAAGAATACGGTTCTTTATGATAAAACAGGAGAACAACATTATGATATTATCTCTGCATTCATTAAATCCATTAGAGGAAGTGATCCAAATGCTGCAGTATACTGGTTGGCACGAATGATTGAAGGTGGAGAAGATGTTAAGTTTATTGCAAGGAGAATGGTCATTTTGGCTTCTGAAGATATAGGAAATGCTAATCCAACAGCACTGGTAATGGCTACATCAGCTTTTCAAGCGGTAAATACGATTGGATATCCAGAAGCTAGAATAATCCTTAGCCAATGTGCAACCTACCTTGCAAGTTCCGCGAAGAGCAATGCAAGCTATCTGGCCATAAAAGAAGCACAACAAAAAGTAAAGGAAACAGGGGATTTATCCGTTCCATTAGCTATTAGAAACTCTCCAACAAAGCTGATGAAGGATTTAGGTTATGGAAAAGGTTACGGCTATGCCCACGACCATGAGGACAATTTTATTGATATCGAGTTTCTACCTGAAGAAATATCCGGAACAACATTTTATAGACCTGGAGAAAATCCTAGAGAAAAAGCTATGAAGGAATTTTTAAAAAAACGTTGGAAGGATAAATACCAATTTTAG
- a CDS encoding DUF5723 family protein gives MRFITLSFLITFFWAIFLSAQNKQLLYDFYEIPQAIMVNPGVKTQQKWHAGIPTLSGLSFQAATSGATVNDLFANDGIDFTTKFRERLIEGMSQKDDFSTTSQIEGFNIGFRGKNRPENFYSFGMYGETDLIAYWPKDLATLAFEGNGGANIGRSFDLGHLNLRGEMVSVFHFGINRKVNNELTIGGRAKIYSSIFHFRSTKNSGSFSTTEGVNNIYANSITADMELQTSGADGFLDIIDDDTSSSRRDDLQRLFTKRVLFGGNLGLGFDLGFSYNLSPQTTITGSILDIGLIYNSKDVRNFTLRGSATNEGIEVVLPEDVTNLGVDLWQDLIDEIEATVPFDENSSGYISFRPIKLYGSIRHNFGQRENSFKNCGCAVNTTSGQNEDLYGNSVGGQLFLMKRPLEIQAALTGFYQKRLGRTLSLKTAYTVDKYSFTNIGLGLNLQAGPLNFYILGDNLLAYRNVADSHYASLQFGFNIISWNNN, from the coding sequence ATGAGATTTATCACTCTATCTTTTTTGATAACTTTTTTTTGGGCGATATTCCTGAGCGCCCAAAATAAGCAACTACTTTATGACTTTTATGAGATTCCCCAGGCTATCATGGTAAACCCTGGAGTAAAAACCCAACAAAAATGGCATGCAGGGATTCCAACCTTGTCCGGTCTTTCATTTCAAGCTGCTACAAGTGGAGCCACAGTAAATGACCTTTTTGCCAACGATGGAATAGATTTTACCACAAAATTTAGAGAAAGGTTAATAGAGGGAATGAGCCAAAAAGATGATTTTAGCACTACTAGTCAAATAGAAGGGTTCAATATAGGGTTCAGAGGAAAAAACAGGCCAGAAAATTTTTATTCCTTCGGGATGTACGGTGAAACGGATTTAATTGCATATTGGCCCAAAGATCTTGCAACATTGGCTTTTGAAGGTAATGGGGGTGCCAACATTGGAAGAAGCTTTGACCTTGGTCATCTGAATCTTAGGGGAGAAATGGTCAGCGTATTTCATTTTGGTATCAATCGTAAGGTCAATAACGAGTTGACTATTGGGGGTAGAGCCAAGATTTATTCCAGTATTTTTCACTTTAGGTCTACAAAAAACTCAGGTTCTTTCAGTACAACTGAGGGTGTGAATAACATCTATGCAAATTCCATTACGGCAGATATGGAATTACAAACATCCGGCGCTGATGGCTTTTTAGATATTATAGATGATGATACATCTTCCTCAAGAAGAGATGACCTACAGCGTTTGTTCACTAAAAGGGTTTTATTTGGGGGAAATTTAGGCTTGGGTTTCGATTTGGGATTTTCATATAACTTAAGTCCGCAAACGACCATCACGGGCAGTATATTGGACATTGGGCTTATTTATAATTCAAAGGACGTTCGAAATTTTACTCTAAGGGGAAGTGCAACCAATGAAGGTATAGAAGTTGTTTTACCCGAGGATGTTACCAATTTAGGAGTAGATCTTTGGCAGGATTTGATAGATGAAATTGAAGCAACCGTGCCTTTCGATGAAAATTCTTCAGGGTATATATCGTTTAGGCCGATCAAGCTTTATGGCTCTATTCGCCATAATTTTGGACAGCGGGAAAATTCATTTAAAAATTGTGGCTGTGCGGTTAATACCACTTCTGGTCAAAATGAAGATTTGTACGGAAATAGTGTGGGCGGACAATTGTTTCTTATGAAAAGACCTTTGGAAATACAGGCAGCACTCACTGGTTTTTATCAGAAAAGATTGGGCAGAACCCTTTCTTTAAAAACTGCATACACGGTGGACAAGTATTCTTTTACCAATATTGGATTAGGCCTAAATTTACAAGCGGGCCCTCTTAATTTTTATATTTTGGGAGACAACCTTCTGGCATATAGAAATGTTGCCGACAGCCATTACGCCTCTTTACAATTTGGATTTAATATTATATCTTGGAACAATAATTGA
- a CDS encoding YjjG family noncanonical pyrimidine nucleotidase translates to MFKETITDIFFDLDHTLWDFEKNSALTFQKILKNTNIDVHLDDFLKVYVPINFDYWKLYREEKISKKELRYQRLRKTFDTMGKTVSDSSINTLSHKYIEQLSVHTHLFPHTIEVLEYLSPKYRLHIITNGFQEVQEKKLKNSRIHKYFQNIIDSETAGVKKPHPYIFELALEKANVKQKNALMVGDSLEADIKGAQAIGINTVHFNSHNEQLHDLCKIINNLIEIKSIL, encoded by the coding sequence ATGTTTAAAGAAACAATCACTGATATTTTTTTTGATTTGGACCATACACTTTGGGATTTTGAAAAGAATTCGGCACTTACATTCCAAAAAATCCTGAAGAATACTAACATTGATGTTCACTTGGATGATTTTCTGAAAGTTTACGTACCTATCAACTTTGATTATTGGAAACTATATCGAGAGGAAAAAATCAGTAAAAAAGAACTCAGGTATCAACGATTAAGAAAGACTTTTGATACTATGGGCAAAACCGTTTCAGATAGTTCAATTAATACTTTGTCCCATAAGTATATAGAACAACTATCTGTTCACACCCATCTTTTTCCGCACACCATTGAGGTCTTGGAATATTTATCGCCAAAATACCGGTTGCATATTATAACAAATGGATTTCAGGAAGTTCAAGAGAAAAAACTGAAGAACTCAAGAATCCATAAATATTTTCAAAATATAATAGATTCTGAAACTGCAGGCGTTAAAAAACCGCATCCATATATTTTTGAACTGGCCCTTGAAAAAGCCAATGTTAAGCAAAAGAATGCTTTGATGGTGGGCGATAGTTTAGAGGCAGATATTAAAGGTGCGCAAGCAATTGGAATAAACACAGTGCATTTCAACTCACATAATGAACAGCTGCACGATTTATGTAAAATCATCAATAATCTCATTGAAATAAAAAGTATATTGTAG